Proteins co-encoded in one Anopheles moucheti chromosome X, idAnoMoucSN_F20_07, whole genome shotgun sequence genomic window:
- the LOC128306369 gene encoding MAP kinase-activating death domain protein isoform X3 translates to MAEQQQRDSLCPRLIDYLAIVGARTTHVTRSGTGNVGAASGSASQSSVQLPELLRRYPPMDHDDFPLPLDMVYFCQPEGCVSVGSRRTGSAIRDTTSFVFTLTDKDSGKTRYGICVNFYRPIEKSLPRVSVGSGTANSKQPPNSSLRRESWRKSMEKSSDSAFSSDYRSSNIAPSDSSDRDCPSRRDSDPPNASTNYGTTHQSLLGVVGPSGDSESGGSHSPSPRASRKRSKIRNHSLTSLCILSHHPFLTIFRECLFILKRLIDACNDSCSPKRVGAARPSVRDSVWNVLTNQASESTSSVILHDVQEIETWILRLLSAPVPVPGSTRVEVDVLSAALYQPLVFALPDHTRFTLVDFPLHLPLELLGVDTCLRVLTLILLEHKVIIQSRNYNALSMSVMAFVHLIYPLEYMFPVIPLLPTCMGSAEQLLLAPTPYIIGLPATFLMYKKNFRLPDDIWLVDLDSNKLTPASGDMETIPMLPEPEGGILKNHLKQALNSMSSGNQASLMPNRQQADNGRDSFSSSNATTGLALQAPQSSGSHGSNHGGISSAGCPPLTGAAGSTVASQQPSPVGQPSTGNPLIFGADVDSVDVATRVAMVRFFNSQNTLANFTEHTRILRLYPRPVVAFQINSFLRSRPRTSAFLNRFARTQAVEWLAEWSLTPSNVAFLRVQTGVLDPAQVGDKPKWYAHALNPIRFQVWDEGSSLSVALKRMLRLESQPTDESGSDSDGADSTSSSYSSLSDFVSEIVSSDLSPSLHEVYANQHHHHHHVAPKNLSSNLDPHLVYRPPSSLRFPEGMQPQPREPSGAEQPDSAESTSSSQSDLSSPSFNRDSEFEFNPKTRNEVHLVVKPEREHGSFENESDSNSTTTPKTIVSKDSGGSHEAVAGAKRSGKLCKIPPPISPNFGRQQSGANLLARTSSSGSTGSGSHPPSLGSAGSQRQSSQGSLFEVLTTQAKELVRETTRQSSQDGLLAQMDKLTLQAKKAAEEASKQALEASKQAAGVSKNTIEDLTYVGKSTIGDLTKSAKEVAAKKGLLQQGTGPYSGPQSLNSPTSNTVATTNQSLFSSITSDFNGIAQSTSSMFSDLFGSKQKNQQQHQHHQQQQHQQQQHHQQQGGDMQRATTMLQQQQIKMKEKLSFDPFPGRKGLVERNPLIKHSGPKQTKEEIQRIQNAERSTSNSENQTFLKDLVNQVLAGEGVGWLKLNRLKKLMEDESYRMLVLGKLNRTLERKIGPDDHIDDVCVSKAVYKGTLKCLVAITHGLEHTIGNFGLGGMASVFQMMEIAHTHYWSKDLTEGAGSDMSASLLSSQSVSPMGSRENLRSPQSPSELSDWMLGSSRKSSNANTDHVALSRHPSENEQDNQSTSEMFKDMLSLKRNVLFNKLTSFDSEFPKSSTLKDAKKMAGGIFSGKSSLSAGFRYTGGSLIPSSGSPSPDAPRVYLFEGLLGKDRSSIWDQMQFWEDAFLDAVSQERDMIGMDQGPGEMMERYKALSESERKRLEHDEDRLLSTMLYNLTAILVMLNVHKLEIKKKVRRLLGKSHIGFIYSQEVNLLLDQINNLHGNDIDLKPLGSRLLHRQSFTVHQGIDASGSLRFIEVRDDGLVLRSVNGSITERWWFERLVNMTYSPKTKVLCLWQRNGGQTQLHKYYTRKCKELYNCIKESMERSGCAGQAPELGGEFPVQDMTTGEGGLLQVCLEGVGLLFANSKDFEFFIRLNHIRKCFTQKGGVFILEEYNPKTRLIIQRKYKSAMADQICYAVLCVFSYIAAGQEQTKQQHGAQGCASGKGMTTGNAVPVSVGLSPSGKGVQPQPQPQQQLPQQHQSQKIQQIHLPQQSSPKLKTVVGKPISPKQTAPTIQQPVQQQTQQPPSHPPPTFQTQPNQPQNQRKHSNTSQQDVAGVDKAPSVPGTVKPPSIPARPKVTTSSSVSSSPPLTKAPVLVPNRGPPPAIPPRTSLSQRSDSVSSASGHQQPLQRQYSAIEPSASARQAATKPFPFRSLQKQSTDAGGNAPFEH, encoded by the exons ATGgccgaacagcagcaacgtgaCTCGCTATGTCCACGATTGATCGACTATCTGGCAATTGTTGGAGCTCGTACGACGCATGTAACGCGCTCCGGGACTGGAAACGTCGGGGCGGCTTCTGGTTCTGCCAGTCAATCGTCAGTGCAG CTGCCAGAGCTGTTGCGACGCTACCCTCCAATGGACCATGATGACTTCCCTCTGCCACTGGACATGGTGTACTTTTGTCAGCCGGAAGGATGCGTTAGTGTTGGTTCCCGGCGGACGGGATCCGCCATAAGGGATACGACATCCTTTGTGTTCACTCTCACCGATAAAGATTCGGGCAAGACGCGGTACGGTATCTGTGTGAATTTTTATCGTCCAATTGAAAAGTCACTACCCCGTGTAAGTGTCGGGTCGGGTACAGCGAATAGTAAACAGCCCCCCAATTCTTCCCTGCGTCGTGAGTCCTGGCGCAAGAGCATGGAGAAGAGTTCCGACTCTGCCTTTTCTAG CGACTATCGGAGCAGCAATATAGCGCCGAGTGACTCCTCCGACCGGGATTGTCCGAGCAGGCGTGACTCGGATCCACCGAATGCTAGCACCAACTATGGCACTACCCATCAGTCACTGTTGGGAGTGGTCGGACCATCCGGAGACTCAGAATCCGGTGGTAGCCATTCACCCTCACCACGCGCCTCCCGAAAGCGATCGAAAATCCGTAACCACTCGCTGACATCGCTGTGCATACTGTCGCATCATCCATTTTTAACGATATTTCGCGAATGTTTGTTCATCCTGAAACGGCTCATCGATGCGTGTAATGATTCGTGCAGCCCGAAGCGGGTTGGGGCCGCTCGACCATCGGTACGCGACAGTGTCTGGAACGTGCTGACAAATCAAGCGTCCGAGTCAACCAGCTCTGTCATACTGCACGATGTGCAGGAGATCGAGACCTGGATCCTACGGCTCCTGTCAGCGCCAGTTCCCGTACCGGGTTCAACGCGCGTGGAAGTAGACGTCTTGTCGGCGGCACTCTATCAACCTCTAGTGTTTGCACTTCCGGACCACACACGCTTCACGCTGGTCGATTTTCCGCTTCATCTACCACTAGAGCTGTTGGGTGTCGACACTTGTCTACGGGTGCTGACGCTAATACTGCTGGAGCACAAGGTCATCATACAGTCACGCAACTACAACGCACTCTCAATGTCCGTAATGGCGTTCGTGCATCTGATCTACCCGTTGGAGTACATGTTCCCGGTCATTCCGCTTTTACCTACGTGTATGGGGAGCGCTGAGCAGTTGTTGCTTGCCCCGACGCCTTACATTATCGGGCTACCGGCGACATTTTTGATGTACAAGAAAAATTTTCG CTTACCGGACGATATTTGGCTCGTTGATCTAGATTCGAACAAGTTAACGCCAGCTTCTGGTGATATGGAAACAATACCAATGCTACCGGAACCGGAAGGCGGTATACTGAAGAATCACCTCAAACAG GCCCTCAACTCTATGTCATCCGGGAACCAAGCATCATTAATGCCTAATCGCCAGCAAGCTGATAACGGGCGCGATAGCTTCAGTAGTTCGAATGCAACTACTGGCCTAGCACTGCAGGCACCTCAATCGTCTGGATCACATGGATCCAACCATGGTGGTATATCATCTGCTGGTTGCCCACCCTTGACAGGTGCAGCCGGTTCAACCGTTGCTTCCCAACAGCCGAGTCCCGTCGGGCAGCCGTCTACTGGCAATCCACTGATATTTGGTGCCGACGTCGATTCGGTCGATGTTGCAACACGCGTTGCGATGGTGCGCTTCTTCAACTCGCAAAATACGCTTGCCAACTTCACCGAGCACACGCGGATCCTGCGACTGTATCCGCGACCGGTGGTCGCATTTCAGATTAACAGTTTCCTGCGTTCTCGGCCCCGTACGTCCGCGTTTCTGAATCGTTTCGCACGAACGCAAGCCGTCGAATGGCTGGCGGAGTGGTCACTGACGCCCTCCAATGTAGCGTTTCTTCGCGTGCAAACTGGTGTGCTAGATCCGGCGCAAGTCGGCGATAAGCCGAAATGGTATGCGCATGCCCTCAACCCTATACGCTTTCAGGTGTGGGACGAGGGTAGTTCGCTCAGTGTGGCGCTCAAGCGCATGTTGCGTCTCGAGAGTCAACCGACGGATGAGAGTGGTTCCGACTCGGACGGTGCAGACAGCACTAGCTCATCGTACTCGTCGCTGAGCGACTTTGTGTCCGAAATCGTATCATCGGATCTGTCGCCAAGTCTCCACGAGGTGTATGCCaatcaacaccaccaccatcatcatgtcGCACCAAAGAACCTGTCGTCGAACCTAGACCCACATCTCGTGTATCGACCGCCCAGCTCGTTGCGTTTTCCGGAAGGAATGCAGCCTCAACCGAGAGAACCGAGCGGTGCAGAGCAACCAGACTCTGCCGAATCGACATCTTCCAGCCAGTCGGACCTTAGCTCGCCCAGCTTCAACCGGGATTCTGAGTTTGAATTCAACCCAAAGACACGCAACGAGGTGCATCTGGTGGTGAAGCCGGAGCGTGAGCATGGTAGTTTTGAGAATGAATCTGATTCCAACTCTACCACCACACCGAAAACGATTGTGTCGAAGGATAGTGGTGGATCGCACGAGGCCGTCGCTGGTGCTAAACGTAGCGGGAAACTCTGTAAGATACCGCCGCCTATATCGCCCAACTTTGGACGACAGCAGAGCGGAGCAAATTTGCTAGCACGCACCTCCAGCTCTGGGTCGACTGGATCTGGCAGCCATCCACCATCACTTGGGTCGGCTGGATCGCAACGCCAGAGCTCGCAGGGCTCACTGTTCGAGGTGCTGACGACACAGGCGAAGGAGCTTGTTAGAGAAACGACTCGACAAAGCAGTCAGGACGGGCTGCTGGCTCAGATGGATAAG CTTACGTTACAGGCAAAGAAGGCCGCCGAAGAGGCTTCGAAACAGGCTCTCGAAGCATCCAAGCAGGCGGCTGGCGTCAGCAAGAATACAATCGAAGATCTAACGTATGTTGGTAAATCCACGATTGGTGATCTCACCAAATCGGCTAAGGAAGTGGCAGCGAAGAAAGGTTTACTTCAGCAGGGTACTGGACCCTACTCTGGTCCGCAGTCGTTAAATTCTCCGACTTCGAACACGGTGGCCACCACCAACCAGTCACTGTTTTCCTCGATTACCAGCGATTTTAACGGCATCGCCCAGTCTACATCCTCAATGTTCTCTGACCTGTTCGGCAGCAAGcagaaaaaccaacaacagcaccaacaccaccagcaacagcagcatcagcaacagcagcaccatcaacAGCAGGGTGGCGATATGCAGCGTGCAACCACAATgctacagcaacagcagatcAAAATGAAGGAGAAGCTATCGTTCGATCCATTCCCCGGGCGGAAGGGTTTAGTAGAGCGGAACCCGCTTATCAAACATTCTGGCCCGAAGCAAACCAAGGAGGAGATCCAGCGGATACAGAACGCCGAACGGTCGACGAGTAACTCGGAAAATCAAACCTTCCTAAAAGATCTTGTAAATCAGGTACTGGCCGGTGAGGGTGTTGGATGGTTGAAGCTGAATCGCCTCAAGAAGCTGATGGAGGATGAATCGTATCGTATGCTTGTGTTGGGGAAGCTCAACCGGACGCTCGAGCGAAAAATAGGACCTGATGATCATATAGACGATGTC TGTGTCTCGAAAGCGGTGTACAAAGGAACGCTCAAGTGCTTAGTGGCCATCACGCATGGTTTGGAACACACGATCGGCAACTTTGGTCTCGGCGGGATGGCATCCGTATTTCAGATGATGGAAATCGCACACACGCATTACTGGAGCAAGGATTTAACCGAAGGTGCAGGTTCTGATATGTCCGCCAGCTTACTATCTAGCCAG AGTGTCAGTCCAATGGGCAGCCGGGAGAACCTCCGGTCACCGCAAAGCCCTTCGGAGTTGTCCGACTGGATGTTGGGAAGCTCGCGCAAAAGCTCCAATGCAAACACGGATCACGTCGCCTTATCAAGACACCCGTCGGAGAACGAGCAGGATAATCAATCCACGTCAGAGATGTTCAAGGACATGCTGTCGCTTAAACGCAACGTGTTGTTTAACAAGTTGACGTCGTTTGACTCCGAG tTTCCGAAAAGTTCCACACTGAAAGATGCGAAAAAGATGGCCGGCGGTATATTCTCTGGCAAGTCGTCACTAAGTGCTGGGTTCCGCTACACCGGTGGTAGTTTGATTCCCTCGTCTGGGTCGCCTTCGCCGGATGCTCCCCGGGTGTATCTATTCGAGGGTTTGTTGGGCAAGGATCGGTCCAGCATTTGGGACCAGATGCAGTTCTGGGAGGATGCGTTCCTGGATGCGGTGAGTCAGGAGCGCGACATGATCGGGATGGACCAAGGCCCTGGAGAGATGATGGAGCGTTACAAGGCACTGTCGGAGTCCGAGCGCAAGCGTTTGGAGCACGATGAGGATCGGCTGCTATCAACAATGCTTTACAATCTCACCGCAATTCTGGTCATGCTGAACGTGCACAAGCtggaaataaagaagaaagtgCGTCGATTGCTCGGCAAAAGTCATATAGGCTTTATCTACTCGCAGGAAGTGAACCTGCTGCTCGATCAGATCAATAATCTG CATGGTAACGACATCGACCTAAAGCCGCTTGGTTCCCGGTTACTGCATCGACAAAGTTTCACCGTACATCAGGGAATCGATGCAAGCGGTTCGCTCCGGTTTATTGAAGTGCGTGATGATGGACTGGTGCTGCGTTCGGTGAATGGCAGCATCACCGAACGATGGTGGTTCGAACGGCTCGTTAACATGACGTATTCGCCGAAGACGAAGGTACTCTGCCTGTGGCAGCGTAACGGTGGCCAAACCCAGCTCCACAAGTACTACACCCGGAAG TGCAAGGAGCTGTACAATTGTATCAAGGAGTCGATGGAACGCAGCGGTTGTGCTGGCCAGGCGCCAGAGTTGGGAGGTGAGTTCCCGGTACAGGACATGACGACTGGCGAGGGAGGCTTGCTGCAGGTGTGCCTTGAGGGCGTCGGACTGTTGTTTGCCAATAGCAAG GATTTTGAG TTTTTCATCCGACTGAACCACATACGGAAATGCTTCACGCAGAAAGGAGGAGTGTTCATTTTGGAGGAGTACA ATCCCAAAACGAGACTTATCATTCAGCGTAAATATAAATCTGCGATG GCGGATCAAATATGCTATGCTGTGCTGTGCGTGTTCTCATACATCGCCGCCGGTCAGgagcaaacaaagcaacagcATGGTGCGCAGGGATGTGCATCCGGCAAGGGAATGACTACCGGAAACGCGGTACCAGTTAGCGTGGGTTTATCACCATCGGGGAAAGGTGTTCAGCCGCAGCCTCAgccccagcagcagctgccgcAGCAGCATCAATCGCAAAAAATTCAGCAAATACATCTTCCGCAACAAAGCTCGCCGAAGCTGAAAACCGTGGTCGGCAAACCGATCAGCCCGAAACAGACGGCACCGACCATCCAGCAGCCCGTACAGCAACAAACACAGCAGCCTCCATCGCACCCACCGCCAACGTTCCAAACGCAACCGAACCAACCGCAGAACCAGCGCAAACACTCCAACACATCCCAACAGGACGTGGCAGGCGTGGACAAGGCACCATCGGTCCCTGGGACGGTGAAGCCGCCATCGATTCCGGCACGCCCAAAGGTCACCACATCCAGCTCCGTTTCCAGCAGTCCACCGCTGACCAAGGCACCGGTACTGGTGCCAAACCGGGGTCCACCGCCAGCAATTCCACCGCGCACCAGCCTTTCCCAGCGTTCCGATTCGGTCAGCAGCGCGTCCGGTCACCAGCAGCCACTGCAGCGGCAGTACTCCGCAATCGAACCTTCCGCCTCCGCCCGACAGGCTGCCACCAAACCGTTTCCCTTCCGTTCGCTGCAGAAGCAATCGACGGACGCAGGTGGTAATGCACCGTTCGAACATTAA